A single region of the Fusarium keratoplasticum isolate Fu6.1 chromosome 7, whole genome shotgun sequence genome encodes:
- a CDS encoding Fe2OG dioxygenase domain-containing protein produces MATEIFPVIDLSVGDDWPQTLGPKIVEACQVWGFMILTGHGIPQQKIDRMFNLHKEFCAQPLEVKSECRVDERQLGYDVKNSKIAVNECMVFGGTKGDVAQGKNIPSWWDAEKRADVEDFKSQAHKLGLKLLEVFATHFSLPAEYFSAAHNDERGPGSVLRMLHYPKLEERPDKNFPRLYSHTDWGSVTFVWPQGGGLEVETPSKKWMPVPLIPGSIVVNIGDALSLWSGKTLKSTLHKISFDNLPIDQDRWSMAYFVNANQDAKLEILKRDHEGKLVKDHGSIELTAGEYHQVRHYMSEKEDAKNNWVGKTEASKFDPRVIHAVESLGIANGSGLVNFSPIVVKQ; encoded by the exons ATGGCCACCGAAATCTTCCCCGTCATTGATTTGTCTGTCGGCGACGACTGGCCTCAAACCCTTGGTCCCAAGATCGTTGAAGCTTGCCAAGTCTGGGGCTTCATGATTCTAACCGGACATGGAATCCCTCAGCAGAAAATCGATCGCATGTTCAACTTG CACAAAGAGTTCTGCGCACAGCCTCTCGAAGTGAAATCTGAATGCCGCGTCGACGAGCGACAGCTAGGATACGATGTCAAAAATTCCAA AATCGCCGTCAACGAATGCATGGTTTTCGGAGGAACCAAAGGCGATGTTGCCCAAGGCAAGAATATCCCGAGCTGGTGGGATGCCGAGAAACGTGCAGATGTCGAAGATTTCAAGTCACAGGCCCACAAGCTAggtctcaagctccttgaggtcTTTGCAACTCATTTCAGCCTGCCCGCTGAATACTTCTCTGCGGCCCACAATGATGAGCGAGGGCCAGGGAGTGTCCTCCGTATGCTCCATTATCCCAAACTGGAGGAGAGACCCGATAAGAATTTCCCAAGACTCTACTCTCACACAGATTGGGGCTCCGTCACCTTTGTCTGGCCTCAGGGAGGTGGCTTGGAGGTTGAGACTCCTTCCAAGAAGTGGATGCCTGTCCCGCTTATTCCAGGCTCCATCGTTGTCAACATTGGTGATGCTTTGTCGCTGTGGAGTGGCAAGACGTTGAAGTCAACCCTGCACAAGATCTCGTTTGACAATTTGCCCATTGATCAGGACCGTTGGTCTATGGCCTACTTTGTCAATGCTAACCAAG ATGCGAAACTGGAGATCCTCAAGCGAGATCATGAAGGGAAACTCGTCAAGGACCATGGCTCCATTGAATTGACGGCAGGAGAGTATCACCAAGTTCGACACTATATGTCTGAGAAGGAAGACGCAAAGAACAATTGGGTTGGAAAAACCGAAGCCTCGAAGTTTGATCCGCGGGTCATTCATGCAGTTGAGAGCCTAGGAATTGCAAATGGCTCAGGCTTGGTTAATTTCTCTCCTATCGTTGTTAAGCAGTAG
- a CDS encoding C6 transcription factor codes for MSQQPNGFKAGFKTGFKAGFKTGFKTGFTVTANPLIETPETQAETAASVHLGLLAGLLAATPSQTAASIADNCILLYTRYVFGSTPVCHEATVRATVHRFFISLSDGDSPADDYDRVLRCFAADTERERIEVLRSIALLTALCAAVTYVVPESLLPSKYLTAPLFLRAARDTLRIYEDYDLEHPNSSSLSIRLFLSSAIQTASGTHGVAFHILSEAGLIAMRMGLYHESALEGRDALEETLLRNAFWQLYVCDKTALVMKVRPVTIHETLFEGGLTIKAHSSRPVPLFDPGGESNDAGLEDRLAEGFHVICRLWSMAARVIQGMESLSRKASDAFNDMVASRESVTQLSEAYFEMITLTNNLPVLFRSPTESSPDMNQDADKYLFQVLQRQRTSYLITLHIIKVLVLHSAIQCKTTEVIGLSADPLTLAMRQIEQAQDFLNALESVPFLHLQAEGEHCVSGPEEAHCTNTRLHEVVGLRLRRSEESGAFCLNWLTIQRVMSSSPRRINVPCA; via the exons ATGTCGCAGCAACccaatggcttcaaggcAGGCTTCAAGACAGGCTTCAAGGCAGGCTTCAAGACAGGCTTCAAGACAGGCTT CACCGTCACGGCCAATCCCCTTATCGAAACGCCAGAGACCCAGGCCGAGACCGCTGCCAGcgtccatctcggcctcctgGCGGGGCTCCTAGCTGCCACTCCGTCCCAGACAGCAGCGTCAATCGCAGACAACTGTATCCTCCTGTATACCCGATATGTTTTCGGATCAACCCCCGTCTGTCATGAGGCCACAGTCCGTGCGACCGTTCACCGtttcttcatctctctctcaGATGGGGACAGTCCTGCAGACGACTACGACCGCGTCTTGCGCTGCTTTGCCGCTGACACGGAGCGGGAGCGGATCGAGGTGCTCAGGAGCATTGCACTTCTCACAGCCCTATGCGCAGCCGTGACATACGTCGTCCCCGAGTCTCTTCTGCCCAGCAAGTACCTCACTGCCCCTCTATTCCTCCGAGCGGCGCGAGACACGCTGAGGATCTATGAGGATTACGATCTCGAGCACCCCAACTCGTCATCCCTCAGCATCCGGCTATTTCTGTCGTCGGCCATACAGACTGCTTCAGGGACGCATGGAGTTGCCTTTCATATCTTGAGCGAAGCGGGTCTCATCGCGATGAGGATGGGCCTGTACCATGAGAGCGCACTCGAGGGACGAGACGCGCTTGAGGAGACACTCCTACGGAACGCCTTTTGGCAGCTGTACGTCTGCGACAAGACAGCCTTGGTAATGAAGGTCCGTCCGGTGACGATCCACGAGACTCTATTTGAGGGGGGACTTACCATAAAGGCACATTCGTCAAGACCTGTGCCACTCTTCGACCCTGGAGGGGAGTCAAACGATGCCGGGTTAGAAGACCGTCTTGCCGAGGGGTTCCACGTCATTTGTCGGCTGTGGTCCATGGCCGCCCGGGTCATCCAAGGCATGGAATCTCTCTCTAGGAAGGCGTCGGACGCATTCAACGACATGGTAGCCAGTCGTGAGAGCGTCACGCAATTGTCGGAAGCATACTTTGAGATGATCACTCTGACCAACAACCTCCCAGTCTTGTTCCGATCACCCACCGAATCATCCCCCGACATGAATCAGGACGCAGACAAGTACTTGTTTCAGGTCTTGCAGCGGCAACGGACCAGCTATCTCATCACCCTTCACATAATAAAGGTTTTAGTACTACACTCAGCCATCCAGTGCAAAACGACCGAGGTTATCGGCCTTAGCGCGGACCCCCTGACTCTGGCCATGAGGCAGATAGAACAAGCCCAGGATTTCCTAAATGCGCTCGAGAGCGTCCCTTTTCTACATCTCCAGGCCGAGGGAGAGCATTGCGTAAGTGGACCCGAGGAGGCTCATTGCACCAACACGCGCTTACACGAGGTGGTGGGTCTTAGGTTGAGAAGATCAGAAGAGTCGGGAGCCTTCTGCTTGAACTGGCTCACAATACAGAGAGTCATGTCGTCAAGTCCCAGGCGAATCAATGTGCCATGCGCTTGA
- a CDS encoding Fn3-like domain-containing protein — MERILVNPVVPGFAPDPSIVYVDGTYFLVNSSFHIFPGLPIYASRDLREWKHIGNAFNRPGQLSLQQSVTKIVGPEDPDERVCAAGGLYAPTIRYHQGTFYVVCTNVVHTLSQAPTESEHHNFILSTTDIWANEWSDPVFYDFDAIDTSLFWDDNGRVYVIGASGPPPETTIRQFEIDLDTGKKLSEEKLLWEGITKVYPEGPHMYKKDGWYYLLIAEGGCFADHHTIMARSRDIWGPYEPNPANPVLDKTDQEGYIQYTGHGDLFQYPSGQWYFVCLGVRKNNGRFIMGRESFLTTATWPEGEYPVIDKVELDVSIPTTRDLSFQWPVRRRPDVALVHIRDPIFENYEYDGSSFILKASKADLTNPEAPVTFIGKRQRHLNGSASVTLGPLGQLAMGGSGLRTGLCYYKDEHRFVRILLYVDSMSLVLEIVNRVRSIERRICRKLKSLDKSAKIRFGIDYTELEFAFWFSVGGAATKEELGRIDSLEMTGHDFVGPIIGMYAVSDSEVKVRYSDFQVEDMFCN; from the exons ATGGAGCGGATTCTTGTCAACCCTGTTGTTCCCGGGTTCGCCCCCGATCCTTCTATTGTTTACGTGGACGGCACCTATTTTCTTGTCAACTCGAGCTTTCACATTTTCCCCGGCTTGCCAATATATGCCTCAAGAGACTTGAGAGAGTGGAAGCACATTG GCAATGCGTTTAACAGGCCTGGGCAGTTGAGTCTTCAACAGTCTGTGACCAAGATCGTCGGCCCCGAGGATCCAGATGAGAGGGTTTGTGCCGCAGGTGGTCTCTACGCTCCTACGATCCGATACCACCAGGGAACCTTTTATGTTGTGTGCACCAATGTTGTACATACACTGTCTCAGGCGCCGACCGAGAGCGAACATCACAACTTTATACTATCGACAACCGACATCTGGGCCAATGAATGGAGCGACCCTGTATTTTATGATTTCGATGCCATCGATACTAGCCTATTCTGGGATGATAATGGCCGGGTCTATGTGATTGGGGCCTCTGGTCCACCACCAGAGACCACAATTCGCCAATTCGAGATTGACCTCGACACCGGCAAGAAGCTGTCTGAGGAGAAGTTGCTATGGGAGGGTATCACCAAGGTGTACCCTGAGGGTCCTCATATGTATAAGAAGGATGGATGGTATTATCTTCTTATTGCCGAGGGTGGCTGCTTTGCCGACCATcacaccatcatggccaggTCGCGGGACATTTGGGGGCCGTATGAACCGAACCCGGCCAACCCGGTTCTGGACAAGACGGATCAAGAAGGGTATATTCAGTACACGGGTCATGGGGACCTTTTTCAATATCCCTCCGGCCAATGGTACTTTGTATGCCTGGGCGTGAGGAAGAACAATGGCCGTTTCATCATGGGGCGCGAATCTTTCCTCACCACAGCTACCTGGCCCGAAGGTGAGTATCCAGTCATTGACAAGGTTGAACTGGATGTCTCGATTCCCACGACACGGGACCTGTCTTTCCAGTGGCCCGTCAGACGACGCCCCGATGTCGCTCTCGTCCATATCCGCGACCCTATCTTTGAGAACTACGAGTACGATGGAagcagcttcatcttgaaagCTAGCAAAGCAGACCTGACGAACCCAGAGGCACCGGTGACGTTTATCGGGAAACGCCAAAGACATCTGAATGGCTCGGCCTCGGTGACATTGGGGCCCCTTGGCCAACTGGCTATGGGCGGCTCCGGTCTCAGGACCGGCCTCTGCTACTACAAGGATGAGCACCGTTTCGTCCGTATTTTGCTCTATGTAGACTCGATGTCGCTTGTTCTGGAGATTGTCAACAGGGTCAGGTCCATCGAACGAAGGATATGCCGGAAACTGAAGTCGCTAGACAAGAGTGCCAAGATCAGGTTTGGCATTGACTACACCGAGCTAGAGTTTGCGTTCTGGTTCTCCGTTGGCGGTGCAGCGACaaaggaggagctcggcaGGATAGACAGTCTGGAAATGACTGGGCATGACTTCGTGGGCCCCATCATCGGCATGTACGCCGTCAGCGACAGCGAGGTCAAGGTGCGGTACTCTGATTTTCAGGTGGAGGACATGTTTTGTAACTAA
- a CDS encoding PKS-ER domain-containing protein — translation MSHLAAVQPAPKAPFEVKEVETPQPGPHELLIKNEAIAIQPIDAKIARVAMLPIPYPAILGSSFAGTVTAVGPEVTGFAVGDKVVAAKTAGAIENKNSAFQRYVISSAVTTTKLPSDASLDTAVRLVGNLATVPALFQATLKLARPDPTTSAQPQGKKVLIYGGTSSIGSLSVQYLKQAGYDVVTTTSPRHEAFVSRLGASQVIDHTQDSETTVKALIAAGPYDVVVDTISTAQTVKLLADVVAAQGGGNVYALQPPFAPETLPDGVSRVFEGWSLLLAKEEHAELLKWTFATYFPQALAKDSLISVPPRKIAGGLAGLDNALDILIKGVSSEKLVVDPWE, via the coding sequence ATGTCTCATCTCGCCGCCGTCCAACCCGCCCCCAAGGCCCCcttcgaggtcaaggaggttgaaaCCCCTCAGCCTGGACCTCATGagctcctcatcaagaacgAAGCTATTGCCATCCAGCCTATCGACGCCAAGATCGCCAGGGTCGCAATGCTGCCAATCCCCTACCCAGCTATTCTTGGTAGTTCCTTTGCTGGAACTGTCACCGCTGTCGGCCCCGAGGTCACCGGGTTTGCTGTCGGCGACAAGGTCGTCGCAGCTAAGACTGCCGGGGCCATCGAGAACAAGAACAGCGCTTTTCAGAGATATGTAATCTCCAGTGCCGTTACTACCACGAAGCTTCCAAGCGATGCCTCCCTGGATACTGCCGTTCGCCTGGTGGGTAACCTGGCTACTGTCCCTGCTCTGTTCCAAGCCACTTTGAAGTTGGCCAGGCCAGACCCTACCACTTCGGCACAGCCTCAAGGCAAGAAGGTCTTGATATACGGAGGAACTTCCAGCATTGGTAGTCTCTCGGTCCAGTACCTCAAGCAAGCTGGATACGACGTCGTCACAACCACCTCACCCCGCCACGAGGCCTTCGTCTCCCGCCTCGGTGCGTCCCAAGTCATCGACCACACCCAAGATTCCGAGACCACCGTCAAGGCTCTCATTGCAGCGGGTCCTTACGACGTGGTAGTTGACACCATCTCGACTGCACAGACCGTCAAGCTCCTGGCGGACGTTGTCGCAGCGCAAGGAGGCGGCAACGTTTACGCCCTCCAGCCTCCGTTTGCCCCAGAGACTCTCCCCGACGGCGTCTCGCGCGTTTTTGAGGGCTggtctctgctgctggccaagGAAGAGCATGCCGAGTTGCTCAAGTGGACATTTGCTACCTATTTCCCTCAAGCTCTTGCAAAGGACAGTCTGATTTCTGTTCCCCCAAGGAAGATTGCTGGTGGACTCGCTGGGTTGGACAATGCGCTGGACATCCTGATCAAGGGCGTTAGCAGCGAGAAGTTGGTTGTTGACCCTTGGGAGTAG